The genomic region tctctctctctctctctctacgtTAGTACCGGTTAGCACTCAGTCATGAGCATGTCTCCTTCACGGTCCATATTAATGGTGGGAGAAGGTAACTTCTCATTTTCTGCATCTGCAAGCCAGTTGTACTCTGAGACAGAGACCAGTTTAACGGCAACGTGCCTGCAGCATCAGGAGGAGGCACTGCGGCATGAAGGTGCTGCCAATAACATTAAGACAGTCAAGGACTCAGGTACGGGCTTGTGAGTAGGCTACAGTATATTTTAACAGAGTTGTATTTTGTGGCACTTTtgttacactttttttgtgtttatctaGGTGGAGCGGTGCTTTTTGAGGTGGATTGCACAAAGCTGGGGGAATGTGCCTCTCTACAGGGGCGTGTATTTGATCGCGTGGTGTTTAACTTTCCTCACTGTGGGAGAAAGAGTGGGgttaaaaagaacagaaatcTTCTTAAAAATTTCTTCCTCAGGTATAACTGCATCATACCATGATTGAATCTATTTGCAGCATTTCTATCAACCATTTATGCCTGGTGTACATAGAATTATAACATTGTAGTTCATTTTCCACTTTGAAATAGTTTTACCATCCAAACTTCAATTTTGAAActattagttaaaaaaatagtagtGGAGTTGGATATTGTTACTTTTCTGCCTCCTAAATGTATGACACTTCATAACACTGGTTTTGCCATGTTAGCTTAATAACTACACATTATGAATAGAATTAGGTGGCATTCCTGAGTAGTGTTTTTTATACTGAGTGAAATTTGTCTGTAGTACCATAACTGCAGAGTactaaaataatgtaatcaGACATTTCCTgatataaatcatgtttttcaatttggatttatttgattaaaattcTATTATGGCTGCTTGTGTTTAAACATCATTTTCACCCATGGTGACATACTGAGTacatatgtttttctttgccttcagttgtgttcaggtgttgtCTGAAGATGGAGAGGTTCATGTGGGCTTGTGCAACGGACAGGGTGGGACACCAGCGGACCATCCACAGCGAGAGTGGCACAATAGCTGGCAGGTAGTTGCCATGGCAGCAGAGGCACAGCTAATCCTTAGTGAGGTCCGTCCTTTTGAAAGTGAGAAATACCAGAGCTACAAGTGCACTGGATACAGGTAAGGAGTAAAGGTGAGTGTTACAATGTGTAAGTTGAAACagcactgtgtgtctgtctgtgtgtgtgtgtgtgtgtgtgtgtatgtgtgggtgggtgtacTGACACTCTCTTATAATAGTGTTGCTGTTCTACAGGAGCCAGGATAAGGGCTTTCATGTGGAGAAAGGTTTGCTCCACGTGTTTACTCGCAGCCTCCCCTACACCCCTGCTCGGGTACTTACGATTGAGGAGGCTGTTGAAGGGTACAGAGTCCAGTACAACATACCAGCCGAGCTCAGTCATTATATATTCAGGTACAGTAACACAGCAACTCTCATGTTGTTTAAGTAATAAACCACCAACCCAACCACAAGCTTactgtctcttctctttcatcAGGGGGTTTCTTTGCCCAGGTTCTATCCATCCTGTCAGGTTGGTACAAGATTTTCTTCTCAAAGGACTGGCTGAGAAGTGGCCTGTCTCCATGATGACAGAGACAGTTCCCCTTCTCCTCACGACCAAACAGCTGCAGTCGTGCTGTGACGTCGACAGTGCACACGGCTATTGGATCCACCTGCTTCAGAAGGACCTCGCTTCTGACACTCACACCTCTACAGACAAGGAAAAAGATTACTTGGACAGTcagggacacacagacacacaagactCTCTGTCAGCCCCACGTGTTACCTCAGATAAAGTGGACAGGGTGAGGAGCAAAGGAGCTGAGAACTTAAGGTCTACATGCTCTCTCGATGTCAATCCTGAATGGGGAAGTGGTCTTTATATGCTGCGTCCAACACTGCTCCCTCAGATGGAAGAGCTTCTAACTAAAAAAGAACAGTTGATTAACAATGCAGGGAGTCATGGGGACAACAAGGGGAATAATACAAGTGTTGAGGTTGAGGGACATAAGAAGGAGGGTCCCTGTGGGGGCTGTAATGGTGTCACCAGCTTGTTATTTGGCATTAGTGGCGTTGTGTTCAAGAACGTGACTGTCAACCTCTGGGCTCTGCCTGCTTTTCACGAGCTCCTCCTCAGAGGTGTTTTCCCTTTGGAATGTGAGCCAAGCAAATTGCTCGGGCAAAGGCTGGAAACGCTGCTCGCACCCTATGGTGTCTCCCTGGTCGCAGAACAGGGGGGTCTGCGTCTGATGGCACAGCCAATGGGTTGTGTTGGTAAGGTGTTAACAAACGTTGCAAATGACAATATTAGCAATGTCGGTGTCACTGTGTCCTTAAATTTGGACCTTCTCGCTGTGCTCCTGTTCTCACTCCCCGACTGGAGGCTGCTGTGGTCACATGATCCACGATTTTTACAACACTTTGCACTCCACCCATCACCAGGGAAACCTTTCCACCCGTTCTCCCTGTTCCCGGAGCACTTCAGCTTTGACATCAGCTTCTGGACAGGGCCGACATGGGAAGAGATGAAGTTCCATGCTCTGATCCGAGAGGCCAGTCATGGGACCGTGGAACAAGTTAAACTGATTGACACATTCTCACATCCTGATCTGAGCCAGACCAGTTACTGCTACAGACTCATCTaccactcaaacacacatgctctgtcacacacacaaactctccaGTTCCATAAAGACCTGGAATCCTTTCTGACCTCTCGGTTGCAAGTCACCATCAGGTAGCAACATTTAAATCTCTAGGAAGATCCGGGatttcatttcttattttttcagaaaatatAAGTCTGTTTGTTACTGCTAAGCAAATTCTAAACGTATAATCTGCAAAGCTGTAGTTGAACAGTGTTTACAGTATTTGAGGCATTGTGTGAATCTGTGTGAATTTTAATTGTCTTtcaataaacataaaatgttgGCTCTATCGAGAATTATTagtaaataaaacagtaaaagtaagtaaataaaaaaatgtctgtcGTAACAAGCGAAGCCAGTGTACTCCTGTAGCCTAGCTACTTAGGCTCATCCATTCATACAGTAGCTGTGTGATACGAGTTGTCAATAACCGGACAGCGGCGAAAATGAACGAAGCCCGACACGGGTGCAGCATCGGAAAACATGGCGGCCAAAGCGCTTCGGCAGCGAACCAGGCGAGGCAGCAGACAAGATGCAAACAACGTTAACGTCCCCACCGAAGTCCGGCCACCGAAAGAGGAGAAGGTCGGCGATGACAGTAACAACACAGAGACTCGGCCAGAGTGAGTATGAGCCGAGAGATGAGACGTTAGGCTCCACGGTGCTGTGAAGCTCCATCCCCGGTCTGACTGACAGCTTGAGCAGGGGAAGCTATCTggctagcttagctagctacttTGATACGTTAAGCAAGTTTGGATCATGACAACACGATAATAACGATGATGCCGTCCACCTTACAAACCCACAGGACTTTGTCTTAACTATAGTGTTAGTTATAATATATGTTGAGTTGTGCTTCCGCCCCAATGAATAGTTAGTTGCATGTTTCAATAGAGCAACGTAACGCAGTTGGGTTACCTGGTCAGCTCATTCATTCCCCCATTGCTGTCACACTGCCGGATTTATGACGGCTGCAACACAAAGATTAACGCTGCTGCACCAGGTAAACTCTCTACAGTGGGTCAACTCTTGATCCGCAGAAAGCGGGTTTTCTTTAAGTCAAGGATTTCTGTTGTTGATACTTTGCTGAAGTCATTTGAAATATTctaaaattaatttgtaaaatgaCGTGTCATAAAAAATCTAACGAGAGGTAACGCGAGGATCAATGCTAAAATGCACCTAAGCGCACTAATGTGATGATGGGAATGAACAAGAGGAAACACTGCCATTGCAAATGTCAGTTATAACTGTTACCATAAACACCAGCACAAATTATTCTAAAGGGCTGTTCTGACTTGTGATAGTTACTCTGAACAAGCACACATCTGGAAGTTATGTGTAATGGGCATTGATACATAAACAGAAGTAAACAACAGATTTTTCAATTTCATGGATCTGATATTTGATTGTAATTGTAAATTAGTTATTTGAACAGGGACAGTGCACATAAAAACATGTCCCCTAGTCCCTGGGCAGGTATatgacacaataaaaaacatacaaaacctAAAGCAATCAGCTCATTTAAATCACCCCTAGAAACTACAAATGATGTGGATTTTGGATTCTAGGGTTCAAACAGTACACAGTGAAATACAATGTAGTATGCTGTTGGTTGTTAAAACACTAGCGTGAAAACCATTAGACGTGCATAGacaacatgctgtgtgtgttgaggcTAGACGTTGTCTATCAATGCATATCTGCATACTGTAATAATGCTGATTTATCTAAAGactagaaaaagaaacacaacaaccagcaagaagaaaagacattttttttaaaaatattaacaataaagaTTGGAATAATAAAATGATGCTACTACTACGAATGATAATGTTAGAAACAATGACAGTAACAGTAATCATAATTGTTGGTCAGAAAAAGTGAGATGCAAGACTGAGTGGTAATTAGGACAGGCGCTCAAGACAAATATGAAATTTAAATTACCTTAGAACCAaatttaaataacacatttaggtataattttaaacaagtttttaaaaaaactagaCAACAAACAGACCactaattacaaaaaaacagaaaccagaAGATAAATATTTCTATCAATAGGgttgtttcttttctctgttgtgAGCTGATATATACTTTGTGTTCCACCAAACACTTAATTTTTGTAATTAAGGGCATATTAATTAGCCAGCTCTGATGTGATTGCCATAACTGTGGATTAAAAAGCTGTTGCACAGGACACATAAATCGGTTAagtctgttaaaacacatcaaGCACCAAAGGCCAGTAGACATGTTCATTAGGTTGCTTCACATGGCTAATTACACTGTTTAAGATCTAGGTAATTGTCTGTTAAATATGCACCAAGCAGACATGATGTACTACTTAAGTACATTGTGGTatatttttgatgtttaatacattttgatactTAAATAGATTGTAATAATAGTGCAAAAATTATTGTAGGGTATATAGCAATTTaacatctatgtgtgtgtgttttctttttaaaaataggtCGATAAGTCGTGCAGGCCAGGTATGGGCTCCTGAAGGTTCAACTGCGTTTAAATGCCTGCTTTCCGCACGTTTTTGTGCAGCTTTGCTCAGCAACATCTCAGACTGCGATGAGACCTTCAACTACTGGGAGCCTGTAAGTTCTACTGTTTACTATCAGAAAGCCTGTGCAATATGCTGTCATTTGTGACCTTTTTATGGATTTTCTTACATTAGAATCTCTTTGTTGTTCCAGCAAGATACGGCTTCTCTTTCTAACTGTTAATCTGTAGTTGTTGTGATTACTGTTTTGACAGATGCACTACCTGCTGTATGGCACAGGGATGCAAACATGGGAATATTCTCCTTTGTACGCCATCAGGTCGTACGCTTACTTATGGTTACATGCCATTCCGGCTTGTTTGCATGCCCATGTTCTACAGACAAACAAGGTACCGTAATTATTCCAAACTTGTCATTTCAACGTTTGTTGTGATAGTTGATATTTTTACATGACTTCAGCCGGCCTTTAGCATTATCAGCAGCTCTTTTGTTGTTCTGGTATGGGATGGGTGTGTttaccttaaaggtcccatgacatggtgttctttggatgcttttatatagaccttagtggtcccctaatactgtatctgaagggggggccttgaccaacactttgcttgtttgaaagccatgatgtctctttctcatgggtgggccaaattctcttggcgggcaaagcagagaaaggggaggtagccttgctccttatgacctcataaggggcaagattctagGTCGGCCCATCtgattttccattttctcaaaggcagagcaggacacccagggctcggagTACATCTAtagccatttctagccactgggggaacaAAGACAggctcatattaatgttaaaaaatctcataaagTTACATTATGAAAGATAcatttcatgccatgggaccattAAACTGCAGGACAACAGTGTCCTATATATAGGAACAAGGAATCTGTGGGAAATGATTTAAACACATCTGTTTCTTGAAGAACTCATCAGCTATATGTTCCTACAAAGGACCACCAAAAACCTTTGTGCTATGATTGTGTTGCAGGTGTTGGTGTTCTACTTTGTACGATGTGTATTAGCATTCTCCTGCTGTGTCTGTGAACTCTATTTCTACAAGTGAGTTTACTATCCTCTTAAATGCAAGTGGGAATCCTAAACGCTTTTGCTTACAAATATTGcggtttatttatatttttgccaTACATagatatacatactgtatacctaTATATCAgtatgtatatagatatacatactgtacatctataTATGACTTGGAAGTTAAccatttgctttgtttgtttgtgtgccacAGGGCAGTTTGTAAGAAGTTTGGTTTACATGTGGGCCGTCTAATGTTGGCATTCCTTGTCCTGAGCACAGGAATGTTTTGCTCGTCTGCAGGTTGGTCAGATTTAATCACTTTGTTAATCCATTTCCGTCCCTTTCATCATTTCAGACTTTGGTCAAATTCATATTGTGCATGTCCACCTTTTTAATCTGCCTCCATCCCAGCCCTCTTTGGTGTTTACCATCTAACTTTTTTGAATAACTAATTACAGAGCCAGATTTTTCTGTCCTCTCTATTGCTTAATTTAGCACACTGATCTAAAATATATAGCAGTACAGCAGTTTGCACAGGGTGCAGTATACATTTTAGAAGGAACATTTATATCTGTGACACATATCCGGTCTCactttttgttatatttgtttgttcatgCTCCTCAGCATTCCTGCCTTCCTCTTTCTGTATGTACACAACACTGGTTGCCATGACTGGCTGGTTTCAGGACTCAACACCGTTAGCCATCGCTGGTGTGGCTGCCGGTGCCATTGTTGGATGGCCgttctctgctctgattgggTGAGGTCATATTTTTGGGCAACACTTTGCCCCAGACAGACTTGTCGAACTGGATTATTCTCAATACAGCTTTGCAGATAAAccgatttatttttattttcaggatTCCGATCGCCTTCGACCTACTGGTGTTAAAAAGGCAGTGGAAAAGTTTTATCACCTGGTCAGCTGTTGCTCTGCTTCTGCTGCTGGTGAGAATATGTTTTATAGATGCATGGAAAACGAATAAGGTTTAACAGTTGCGTACCGAAGGACAAAGTTTCATGTGTTTCCACAGATCTTCTGTGGGAGAGTTAATCAATATTGCAGGAATATTATGGGATCTCCCTTGTTTTTTAGTAATACATATCTAGAACACAagatataaacaaaaaaactaactttattCTTCCCCCTGAAGAAGGGCCGTGTGCTGCAACGCGTTGGTGCGTTTTGCTCTGCATTAGCCACATCCataaagccttttttaaatattttcttcaaCAAGAGTGCCTTTGGTTTTTTATGCTGTTCTGATACTATTGGATTATCCCTGCACCAAAGAGCACCTTGTTGGACTTTTTTCAGCTACCAAAAAGAAGCGTTTCTTTTCTGTCTTACCACACTTTATTCTTAATTgtcaaatacacacagtaaaatGTAGTGGAACTTTATTTCTGCAATTTAACACATCCTTAATATATAAGGAGCAGTAGACAGCTATGTACATAGACTGTCTGGGGAGCAACTTGGAGTTTAGTCTTGCTGAGGGACGCTTTCACATATGGCCGCAGGAGGAGTCTGGGATTGAATCGCTTAAACCGGTTATGGGACAACCACTCTACCTCCGAGCCACATGCCACCCCCTGCAATGTTACGTTTATGTTGCTGAAGCTAAATGTAAATGCGTCTATTCACTTTcccctctgtttctttctcagaTACCCCTCATGGCAGTAGACTCTTTCTTTTATGGCAAACTGGTCATTGCTCCACTTAATATTCTGCTGTATAACGTCTTCACGCCACATGGACCTGATCTGTATGGTAATATATAAGAGCACTCATCATTAATGTATCATTTTTTATCATGTCGGCAAAAATAGAATTCTGACCTCATGTGTCCCACTGGGAAACACatactctgtcttttttgtcttgaaGTACTTTTcatagtgttttatttttattaacatgaaCAAAATTGTCTTAATACTATAGGGCACTCTCTTTGGAGTCTATCTGTATTGTTACATCAACTGCAGAACATAGAGGCTGCATGGTTAAACTGCATTGTGTTGTATCAGGTTTTATTAAAGCCAACAGGCAAATACAGAACAATCTCAAATCCAAGAAAACAATAGGTTAGTGACATTTCATCAGTGGATTTGGCATGTTAAGTTAAACACCTAATTAAAAATCATATCCTGTACAATTCTGGAAGTGATTACgcatgtttatatttattatagtgATTTTTAGGCTGATAGTATATTATTTAGTGACAGTATGAAGCAAATTGatcttaaattaaaacatgaacaattcAAAGCTGCACTGTTTAAGGTTGACTCAAGAGGGCATACCATCATCAACACTACCATAGCTAACCCTTTGAAAGTGTTCCAATTGGTTTCAAATAGCTGTAGGCTTAAGTCACAGACAGTGACACTAAATCTGTAATACCTCTGGGCTTGTGTCTCTTTACcatcattattacatttttatctttgggcatttccattttaaattcCACAATAATGACATACAGCGGAAACAGGCAATAGTAAACAAGGAATAGTTTTGCAACAGTATGTCAATGACCCTTGAATCCCTTACCCACCCACACACCAACCTGAATCAGGTCAGAGCCAGACGGGGACAAAGGATGCAGACCCATGtgaacacacaaatgcatactaataacaacatacaacacacaaattAAGTAATTATTTGCCCAtcccctctttttttcccttcatgtAAGATAACTACCTGTTGTCATTCTATACACGAGCTGtaatgttttgtatattttgtgttgtttaaattcAGGCACAGAGCCGTGGCATTTCTACTTAGCAAATGGGATCCTGAACTTCAACCTGGTGTTTGCTCTGGCACTGTTTTCTCTGCCACTCACTGCTCTCATGGAGACACTGTTACACAGGTTCAATGGTGAGGACTCTGTATGTGTTTCACACACCAGCACAAAAACTGACTTAATGTTGTCATCGCTTAGTAtaggtactgtatatgtatatatatcttgCATCATAAGGCTGCGGCCAAACAAGAGTAATCTAATTTAACATATGTAAGGAGTTTATTTTTGCagtgatgttattttttttacagcagctcCTCTTGTGATTTCATGTACTTGTACACACGTGTTTTCTGCAGTGCAGAACCTGGGCCGTCCATACTGGCTGACTCTGTCTCCCATGTATCTGTGGATGTTGGTTTTCTTCACCAGACCTCATAAAGAAGAACGTTTTCTCTTTCCCATCTACCCTCTCATCTGCCTCAGTGGGGCAGTAGCCCTCTCCTCTCTACAGGTGTGTTACCATTTTCAGATATTAGCAAATTTAGTCTGTGTTAGTGGATTTATTTGCTTTTAGAATCTGTAACAAATGACCTTTTACAGATTGTATTAATTTCTTGCAGAAATGCTACCACTTCCTGTTCCAGCGGTACCGACTTGAGCACTACACAGTCTCGTCCAACTGGTTGGCTCTAAGCGCAGTCGTGGTCTTCTCAGTGCTGTCACTGTCTCGCTCTGTCGCCCTCTTCCGAGGTGTGTGCACGCACAGACACTAATCTCCTAAGAACCTGTGTCAGCcaacaaaagcaacaatttAAGATGGATGCAATTAGATTTCCCCCCCTGTCTACAGGCTACCATGCTCCGCTGGACCTGTACCCAGAGTTCCATCGCATCGCCAAGGATCCGACTCTTCACTCAGTCCCCGAAGGCAGACcggttagtgtgtgtgtgggcaaaGAGTGGTACCGCTTCCCAAGCAGCTTCCTGCTACCACACAAGTTAGTATCCAGGTTTTCAACGTCTAATAAAGTatcaaatgtatattttgtcatttatccTCATTTGCTGATAGTTTCTCTTCCTAATCTCCAGCTGGCAACTGCACTTCATTCAGTCAGAGTTTAAAGGGCAGCTGCCTCAGCCATTTGCCTCTGGTCGTCTGGCCACTCAGAGCATCCCAGCTAATATGAATGACCAGAATCTGGAGGAGCCAACCAGATATGTAAGGCACTCAGacacgtgcatgtgtgttgacAAATGGACACTGTACTTAAtagtatttgcattttgattGTGACATTTTTACTCTGGGCAGGTGGATATACGGCAGTGCCACTACGTAGTAGATCTGGACACAGATGAAGAAACGCCACTGGAGCCACGTTATTCCGCTAACAAAGAGGAGTGGAACATCATAGCCTATAAGCGTTTCCTTCAAGCCTCAAGGTATTGTCCCACAtacattattttctcttttaaagaATGTCTCCCAAATCTTCAGAAGATCAGtaatagtaaaaagaaaaaaatagagactagaaaaaaaaaaatatattatcctgacatttaaaacattttgtagaACTTCAGTACATTGACAAAACTGAAACTCATCTATTTTTCCTGTATAggtacaaagacaaaaaaaaactttttttttttctctattttcttttctctattaggtcctctcctctcttcagaGCGCTCTACATCCCATTTCTATCAGACCATCACACCACGTATAGGCGCTACGTCATCTTGAAACCACGACGACAAAAGCCGCCTCGTAAGCGGACCCATGGCTGACCTTTGAACCTCAACCTTGGCCAAAGTTCACATTCTTAACATAAGAAATCAGTTACTTTCCTCACAACTCATTTGAAGATATCATCAGACCCTTTGAAGGACATTATGGCTGCTGGACTTGTGTATGACTACAGAGAAACTgttatggatggatggatggatggatggatggatggatggatggatggatggatggatgggtgggtggggtgtgtgtgtgtgtgtgtgtgtgtgtgtgtgtgtgtgtgtgtgtgtgtgtgtgtgtgtgtgtgtgtgtgtgtgtgtgtgtgtgtgtgtgtgtgtgtgtgtgtgtgtgtgtgtgtgtgtgtgtgtgtgtgtgtgtgtgcttacacTCTCTTGTAATAGTATTGAGCCAAAGGCAGgccattacacacaaacacattttctttttatactaTAGTTTCAAATGTGGCCGGAATGAAACACATGTTTCTGAATAATGAATCTAAGACATCTTGTAGTGTTTGCTTGTCTGCACAGTA from Etheostoma cragini isolate CJK2018 chromosome 13, CSU_Ecrag_1.0, whole genome shotgun sequence harbors:
- the alg9 gene encoding alpha-1,2-mannosyltransferase ALG9; translated protein: MAAKALRQRTRRGSRQDANNVNVPTEVRPPKEEKVGDDSNNTETRPESISRAGQVWAPEGSTAFKCLLSARFCAALLSNISDCDETFNYWEPMHYLLYGTGMQTWEYSPLYAIRSYAYLWLHAIPACLHAHVLQTNKVLVFYFVRCVLAFSCCVCELYFYKAVCKKFGLHVGRLMLAFLVLSTGMFCSSAAFLPSSFCMYTTLVAMTGWFQDSTPLAIAGVAAGAIVGWPFSALIGIPIAFDLLVLKRQWKSFITWSAVALLLLLIPLMAVDSFFYGKLVIAPLNILLYNVFTPHGPDLYGTEPWHFYLANGILNFNLVFALALFSLPLTALMETLLHRFNVQNLGRPYWLTLSPMYLWMLVFFTRPHKEERFLFPIYPLICLSGAVALSSLQKCYHFLFQRYRLEHYTVSSNWLALSAVVVFSVLSLSRSVALFRGYHAPLDLYPEFHRIAKDPTLHSVPEGRPVSVCVGKEWYRFPSSFLLPHNWQLHFIQSEFKGQLPQPFASGRLATQSIPANMNDQNLEEPTRYVDIRQCHYVVDLDTDEETPLEPRYSANKEEWNIIAYKRFLQASRSSPLFRALYIPFLSDHHTTYRRYVILKPRRQKPPRKRTHG
- the fdxacb1 gene encoding ferredoxin-fold anticodon-binding domain-containing protein 1, with the translated sequence MSMSPSRSILMVGEGNFSFSASASQLYSETETSLTATCLQHQEEALRHEGAANNIKTVKDSGGAVLFEVDCTKLGECASLQGRVFDRVVFNFPHCGRKSGVKKNRNLLKNFFLSCVQVLSEDGEVHVGLCNGQGGTPADHPQREWHNSWQVVAMAAEAQLILSEVRPFESEKYQSYKCTGYRSQDKGFHVEKGLLHVFTRSLPYTPARVLTIEEAVEGYRVQYNIPAELSHYIFRGFLCPGSIHPVRLVQDFLLKGLAEKWPVSMMTETVPLLLTTKQLQSCCDVDSAHGYWIHLLQKDLASDTHTSTDKEKDYLDSQGHTDTQDSLSAPRVTSDKVDRVRSKGAENLRSTCSLDVNPEWGSGLYMLRPTLLPQMEELLTKKEQLINNAGSHGDNKGNNTSVEVEGHKKEGPCGGCNGVTSLLFGISGVVFKNVTVNLWALPAFHELLLRGVFPLECEPSKLLGQRLETLLAPYGVSLVAEQGGLRLMAQPMGCVGKVLTNVANDNISNVGVTVSLNLDLLAVLLFSLPDWRLLWSHDPRFLQHFALHPSPGKPFHPFSLFPEHFSFDISFWTGPTWEEMKFHALIREASHGTVEQVKLIDTFSHPDLSQTSYCYRLIYHSNTHALSHTQTLQFHKDLESFLTSRLQVTIR